From Jaculus jaculus isolate mJacJac1 chromosome 19, mJacJac1.mat.Y.cur, whole genome shotgun sequence, a single genomic window includes:
- the LOC101604205 gene encoding RNA-binding protein 3-like, which produces MKRAARGGLSFNTDGQALEDHLRSFGPISEVVVVKDRETQRSQGSGFTSFTSPEPAPDAMRAMDGEALDGQRGAFGAHGRGRSYSTGGGDQGYGSGRWDSRPGGHGYGYGRSRDDSGGSQGGYDRYSGGNDRDNYDN; this is translated from the exons ATGAA GAGAGCCGCTCGCGGGGGGCTCAGCTTCAACACCGATGGGCAGGCGCTGGAAGACCACCTCCGCAGCTTTGGGCCTATTTCTGAGGTGGTTGTTGTCAAGGACCGGGAGACTCAGCGATCCCAGGGTTCTGGCTTCACCTCCTTCACCAGCCCAGAGCCTGCCCCAGACGCGATGAGAGCCATGGATGGAGAGGCCCTAGATGGGCAGAGGGGTGCCTTTGGGGCCCATGGGCGAGGTCGCAGCTACTCCACAGGTGGTGGGGACCAGGGCTATGGAAGTGGCAGGTGGGACAGTCGACCTGGGGGacatggatatggatatggacgGTCCAGAGACGACAGCGGCGGAAGCCAGGGTGGTTATGACCGCTACTCAGGAGGAAATGACAGAGACAATTATGACAACTGA